The following proteins are co-located in the Piscirickettsia litoralis genome:
- a CDS encoding peptidase domain-containing ABC transporter, whose product MSSATVQEHSIRTAFINCLEPLLTSLGWQGDQRSLNENLPHFTEGLDLSSFRQVMLNLRYNCTTMRTQLNKIDTRLLPCLFISDEGRVLVVISVNQFNQYTVFDGAANIQLTLPELVISGMSYFFKAIGAEDELANKSQANQNWFGKILGQNKKLIYHTFFISFLINLLAISTPLFIMAVYDRVISTNSTPMLWSFTIGVGIALISIGVLYLLRSHILAFISARLDRDIGNAIFQHLLYLSPSYTESATVGAQVARLKDFDNIREFLTGSLVSIIFELPFIVLFFAVIAILGHWLALVPITMGIILFIVALLLHTKAKSQIKDTAQSNSQRQEFLLESLRLIRTIKYTGAQKIWYERYRELSGIATLDNLKNTVITAAAQAVADNIMIAAGLAILFFGVFMVFSGTLTVGALIAVMILTWKILSPIKTLFTTLPRLEQLVVSIRQINLLMQLELESQPGTISANEKHHFKGNISFNRVSIRYSPTLDPALIGASFNVEAGHIVGVIGRNGSGKSTLLKLIPGLYQPQAGSILIDNCDIRQINPISLRHAIAYVPQEPQLFYGSIAQNLRLSCSGASDEELYQAAKEAGVLDDILSLPKQFDSPIRDGAHLASSFQQRLSLARAYLKKAPILLMDEPANGLDYEADQCFIETIKKLRGHTTIILVTHRPSHLKHADQVLLLDQGQILRQGPPDEILPTVPKDLL is encoded by the coding sequence GTGAGTTCTGCAACGGTTCAAGAGCACAGTATTCGCACCGCGTTTATTAATTGCTTGGAGCCGTTACTGACCTCTCTTGGCTGGCAAGGCGATCAACGCTCATTGAATGAGAATCTGCCCCATTTTACCGAAGGCTTGGATTTATCCTCTTTTCGCCAAGTTATGCTGAACTTACGCTACAACTGTACCACAATGCGGACACAACTGAATAAAATTGACACTCGCTTATTGCCTTGTTTATTTATTTCTGACGAAGGTCGTGTTCTTGTTGTGATCTCTGTTAATCAATTTAACCAATATACTGTTTTCGATGGTGCTGCGAATATTCAACTCACATTACCAGAACTCGTCATCTCGGGCATGAGTTATTTTTTCAAAGCGATCGGCGCTGAAGATGAGCTCGCTAACAAAAGCCAAGCAAACCAAAACTGGTTTGGAAAAATTTTAGGGCAGAATAAAAAACTTATTTACCACACTTTTTTTATCAGTTTTCTTATTAATTTGCTTGCTATCTCTACACCATTATTTATCATGGCTGTCTATGATCGGGTAATCTCAACTAACTCAACCCCCATGCTATGGAGTTTTACCATTGGTGTTGGCATCGCGCTTATCAGTATTGGGGTATTGTACCTATTACGCTCACATATTCTTGCCTTTATCAGTGCTCGGCTAGATCGAGATATCGGCAATGCGATTTTCCAGCACTTGCTCTATTTATCTCCAAGCTATACGGAAAGTGCCACCGTCGGTGCGCAAGTTGCACGCTTAAAAGATTTTGATAATATTAGGGAGTTTCTCACTGGCTCACTTGTTAGCATTATCTTTGAGCTGCCTTTTATCGTGTTATTTTTTGCTGTCATTGCAATATTAGGCCATTGGCTTGCTCTTGTGCCCATTACAATGGGTATTATCCTATTTATTGTTGCTCTTTTATTACACACGAAAGCTAAATCTCAAATTAAAGACACTGCCCAAAGTAATTCCCAACGCCAAGAGTTCTTGCTAGAGTCTTTAAGACTTATCCGCACGATTAAATATACCGGCGCGCAAAAAATCTGGTATGAGCGCTACCGTGAGCTTTCAGGCATTGCTACACTTGATAACTTAAAAAACACGGTCATTACCGCCGCAGCTCAGGCAGTCGCTGATAATATTATGATCGCTGCAGGTTTAGCTATTTTATTCTTTGGCGTTTTTATGGTCTTTAGCGGCACACTTACTGTCGGTGCTTTAATTGCGGTGATGATTTTAACCTGGAAAATTTTATCTCCCATTAAAACATTATTTACAACTTTACCTCGCTTAGAGCAGCTTGTTGTCAGCATTCGCCAAATTAACTTATTAATGCAACTCGAGCTTGAAAGCCAACCGGGCACAATCAGCGCGAATGAAAAGCATCATTTCAAAGGCAATATCAGCTTTAATCGTGTTAGTATCCGTTACTCACCCACCCTTGACCCTGCACTCATTGGCGCCAGTTTTAATGTAGAAGCTGGACATATCGTCGGCGTCATCGGCCGCAATGGTTCAGGAAAATCAACCCTATTAAAACTCATTCCTGGCCTGTATCAACCACAAGCCGGTAGTATTTTGATTGATAACTGTGATATTCGCCAAATCAACCCAATTTCATTGCGTCATGCCATTGCCTATGTCCCGCAAGAGCCTCAGTTATTCTATGGTTCTATTGCGCAAAACTTACGCCTGTCGTGCTCTGGTGCTTCAGATGAAGAGTTATATCAAGCCGCAAAAGAAGCGGGAGTTCTCGATGATATCCTCTCTCTCCCCAAACAATTTGATAGTCCAATTCGAGATGGTGCTCACCTTGCAAGCAGTTTTCAACAACGCTTATCGCTCGCTCGAGCTTATTTAAAAAAAGCCCCCATTTTACTCATGGATGAGCCTGCCAACGGTCTAGACTATGAAGCCGACCAGTGCTTTATCGAAACGATTAAAAAGCTCCGCGGCCATACGACAATTATCTTGGTTACACACCGGCCTTCTCATTTAAAGCATGCAGATCAAGTGTTACTTCTTGACCAAGGCCAGATTCTGCGACAAGGCCCACCCGATGAAATTTTGCCCACGGTACCCAAGGATCTCTTATGA
- a CDS encoding HlyD family type I secretion periplasmic adaptor subunit produces the protein MRKSKSFKQLQQISTATLLEESGHLRLATLAIVCSTVILIALLIWASLSKITETAVTTGEIVPQGKIQVIQHLEGGTILQIFVKDGDHVRKNQLLAQLDPTTTLADVHKLKSQFTTLTLKSKRLRAYINKLDHQFLKPQQITTATISSKYTEDLNEIIADNQSLLSSQNKKRRAQRAVLTAQLAQSEEKIRQLQQEKITLDKNIELMTQEFEMYKKLTKTNILSRKDFLVILRGVNKAQGEKASLLSMEQQAKQALIEAQNRLYKLDSELYETALQELNEINEQRLQVSHTLEKAQKRLHDTNINAPVTGIIKDITIAPSSVIAPGGVLMEIVPMEDPLVVSTRIDPRDIGHIHTGAKATIKVMTYDFTRYGSVSGKIQTISASTSLTPEGTPFYKAIITLDQQHLGAQQLPLLPGMTVQADIITGKKSLLQYLLKPIHRSIQSAFHER, from the coding sequence ATGAGAAAAAGTAAGAGCTTCAAACAACTTCAGCAAATTTCAACAGCAACTTTACTTGAAGAATCAGGCCATTTGCGCCTAGCTACCTTGGCGATTGTTTGCTCAACTGTGATATTAATTGCTTTACTCATTTGGGCCTCATTATCAAAAATTACAGAAACGGCTGTAACTACGGGGGAAATTGTCCCACAAGGCAAAATACAGGTTATTCAGCACTTAGAAGGTGGCACTATTTTGCAAATTTTCGTTAAAGATGGCGATCATGTCAGAAAAAACCAGTTACTCGCCCAGCTTGACCCAACAACCACCCTTGCCGATGTGCATAAATTAAAAAGCCAATTTACAACGTTAACACTTAAATCAAAAAGATTACGTGCTTATATTAACAAACTTGACCACCAATTTCTAAAGCCACAGCAAATTACAACAGCCACAATTTCTAGCAAATACACAGAAGATTTAAATGAAATTATTGCCGACAACCAATCTTTGCTCAGCTCTCAAAATAAAAAGCGGCGCGCTCAGCGTGCTGTCTTAACTGCTCAACTTGCTCAAAGTGAAGAAAAAATACGTCAACTACAACAAGAAAAAATAACGTTAGATAAGAATATTGAACTGATGACACAAGAATTTGAGATGTATAAAAAATTAACAAAAACAAATATACTCTCTCGCAAGGATTTTCTCGTTATTTTACGTGGTGTGAATAAAGCTCAAGGGGAAAAAGCCTCTCTATTAAGCATGGAGCAACAAGCTAAACAAGCGCTCATAGAGGCGCAAAACCGCCTTTATAAACTTGACTCCGAGCTCTATGAAACAGCGCTTCAAGAACTCAATGAGATTAACGAACAACGCCTGCAAGTTTCCCACACTCTGGAAAAAGCACAAAAGCGCCTACACGACACCAACATTAATGCCCCTGTCACTGGAATTATTAAAGACATTACCATCGCCCCCAGTAGTGTGATTGCTCCAGGAGGTGTTTTAATGGAAATTGTCCCAATGGAAGACCCACTTGTTGTTTCTACACGAATAGATCCTCGTGATATTGGCCATATTCACACCGGGGCAAAAGCAACAATTAAAGTAATGACTTATGACTTTACCCGCTATGGCAGTGTTTCTGGAAAGATTCAAACTATTTCAGCATCAACCTCACTGACTCCCGAGGGCACCCCATTTTATAAAGCAATTATCACCTTAGATCAACAGCATTTAGGTGCACAGCAACTTCCATTATTGCCGGGCATGACAGTACAAGCCGATATCATCACCGGAAAAAAGTCTCTGTTACAGTACTTACTCAAACCTATTCATCGCTCTATTCAATCAGCATTCCATGAGCGTTAG
- a CDS encoding fluoride efflux transporter FluC: protein MQLSLLFFVALGGALGSSLRYCISQLSLHHLGQGFYGTLTVNLVGCFLIGLFSESLLRLSQHHSLSHYGPHLTALLVTGLLGGFTTFSSFALDALGIRGEFGSWLSFSYVAISVIGGISLAQLGRFLITLL, encoded by the coding sequence ATGCAACTTTCTCTACTGTTTTTCGTCGCTCTAGGGGGCGCATTAGGTTCAAGCTTACGTTATTGTATCAGCCAGCTCAGCCTACACCATTTAGGTCAAGGCTTTTATGGAACATTAACCGTTAATCTAGTTGGTTGTTTTTTAATTGGTCTTTTCTCTGAAAGCTTATTACGCTTAAGCCAACACCACTCACTCTCACATTACGGTCCGCACCTCACTGCTTTGCTGGTCACAGGATTACTCGGTGGTTTTACAACTTTTTCTAGCTTTGCTCTAGATGCGCTCGGTATTAGAGGGGAGTTCGGCAGCTGGCTATCTTTTAGTTATGTTGCAATTTCAGTCATCGGCGGAATCAGCTTGGCTCAACTCGGTCGCTTCTTAATTACATTGCTGTAA
- a CDS encoding LpxL/LpxP family acyltransferase: protein MSLKSFGWRVGLTCARLFARLPYDVQMDVGRWLGRASLSFAKKRRNITEANLRHCFPELSEEALQHRLVLAFESAGMGVAETMIAWFRPKLDPKLCQIEGIAHLEAALRQKKGVLILGAHMTCLEVIGRFFAKAQPYRLLYRKHENPGFEALMSRARGDYVDELIDRSDVRKIVRSLKANWPIWYAPDQDFGIGNAVFAPFFGVQAATTVATSRLVKMTSCQVVPVSFYRLPHAQGYKITFHPAWTDFPKGSDEQDCQRINQFIESVIFNAPEQYLWQHRRFKTRPAGESSLY, encoded by the coding sequence GTGAGCCTTAAAAGTTTTGGCTGGCGAGTGGGTCTTACTTGCGCTCGCCTGTTCGCGCGCTTGCCTTATGATGTGCAGATGGATGTCGGCCGTTGGTTAGGGCGTGCAAGCCTATCGTTTGCAAAAAAGCGTCGAAATATTACGGAAGCTAACTTGCGCCATTGTTTTCCCGAACTTTCTGAAGAGGCATTGCAGCACCGCTTAGTGCTTGCGTTCGAGTCTGCCGGAATGGGGGTGGCGGAAACGATGATCGCCTGGTTTCGCCCTAAGTTAGATCCTAAGCTCTGTCAGATAGAAGGGATAGCGCATCTAGAAGCTGCTTTAAGGCAGAAAAAAGGAGTGTTGATTCTTGGTGCACATATGACCTGCTTAGAGGTGATCGGCCGCTTTTTTGCTAAAGCTCAGCCCTATCGATTACTGTATCGTAAGCACGAAAACCCAGGCTTTGAAGCTTTAATGAGCAGAGCGCGAGGTGACTACGTCGATGAGCTAATTGACCGTAGTGATGTTCGTAAGATCGTCCGTAGTCTAAAGGCAAATTGGCCGATTTGGTATGCACCCGACCAAGATTTTGGCATAGGCAATGCGGTTTTTGCGCCATTTTTTGGTGTCCAAGCGGCGACAACAGTTGCAACGTCGCGCTTGGTGAAAATGACTTCCTGCCAGGTTGTTCCGGTGAGTTTTTATCGCTTGCCACATGCTCAAGGGTATAAGATTACTTTTCACCCCGCCTGGACGGACTTTCCTAAAGGATCTGATGAGCAAGATTGCCAACGCATTAACCAGTTTATTGAATCGGTTATTTTCAATGCCCCTGAACAATATCTTTGGCAGCATCGACGTTTTAAAACACGCCCTGCAGGTGAAAGCTCGCTGTATTAA
- a CDS encoding SurA N-terminal domain-containing protein produces MLQNIRDKSKGWGTWLIVGAVAAGFIGMGASSYISSSASKGKVVATVDGKDITSAEFDAAYKNMKQQMANSPLSANDQLLKAEALGQLIEHYALLNNIQAHGFYVSTEQTDQVLRTLPVFQVDGKFSQEQYNKVLQRFGYTTNQLREDIGQQMLVNQLNQGLMKSAFALNGEVTQFTQLLNEKRDIGYFKVDNAAFINKVAVDAKEITAFYKQHQKEFITPEKVRISSIELSLADFQKHTTISSQEIKDYYQQNIASFSKPLQRHFDVLDFPLSQKDVQAIEKARKNAKAALMKAKQGESFAKLIKDYQLKSNSSTGEWGWFNRNQFPPTISDRLFSIEKTGDVVLLERTGMLQVVKLTGVRPATTTPLAEVSEKIKATLLKKKAQAAFNNAVEQLKSLQAEYPNDLNKIAKILNVKANISPWFSRDQGAGLAQNSKVLNAAFSSEVLQQNTNSPVLQLDDQHAVVIHLAAHQAAKLKPLKQVEAQITTTLKQQKAQKMAKAEADKITDLLKSGTSYRDITKQFGLTWHQLNGLSRQSKNEPFVVKAAFAMPTPAGKILPVTVTSLPEQGYLVTQLYKVIPGQTQSMKSFEQQAYQEGVQQLYAQYDYSRYVSTVRDKATVKLNNG; encoded by the coding sequence ATGCTGCAAAATATACGAGATAAAAGCAAAGGATGGGGCACTTGGCTGATCGTTGGTGCTGTTGCCGCAGGTTTTATAGGCATGGGTGCGAGTAGCTACATTTCAAGTTCTGCAAGTAAAGGTAAGGTTGTTGCGACTGTAGATGGTAAGGATATTACTAGCGCTGAGTTTGATGCGGCCTATAAAAACATGAAGCAACAAATGGCCAATAGCCCACTCAGTGCCAATGATCAGTTGCTTAAAGCCGAGGCTCTGGGGCAATTAATTGAACATTATGCCTTATTGAATAATATTCAGGCGCATGGTTTTTATGTCAGCACCGAGCAGACTGACCAAGTTTTAAGAACATTACCCGTGTTTCAAGTGGACGGCAAATTTTCACAAGAGCAATATAATAAGGTATTGCAGCGCTTTGGTTATACAACCAATCAGCTAAGAGAAGACATTGGCCAACAAATGTTAGTCAATCAGTTGAATCAGGGCTTGATGAAAAGTGCGTTTGCTTTAAACGGTGAAGTGACCCAATTTACCCAGTTACTTAATGAAAAGCGTGATATTGGTTATTTTAAAGTTGATAATGCAGCGTTTATAAATAAAGTTGCGGTTGATGCAAAAGAAATTACCGCTTTTTATAAACAGCACCAAAAAGAATTTATTACCCCTGAAAAAGTACGTATTAGTTCTATCGAATTGTCTTTGGCTGATTTTCAAAAGCATACGACAATAAGTTCGCAAGAGATTAAAGACTATTATCAACAAAATATCGCAAGCTTTTCTAAGCCGTTGCAACGTCATTTTGATGTGTTGGACTTTCCACTCAGTCAAAAGGATGTTCAAGCCATTGAAAAAGCGCGTAAGAATGCAAAAGCGGCGCTAATGAAAGCAAAACAGGGTGAAAGTTTTGCTAAGTTAATTAAAGATTACCAGTTAAAAAGTAATAGCAGCACAGGTGAGTGGGGCTGGTTTAACCGTAACCAATTCCCACCGACCATCTCTGATCGGCTGTTTTCAATTGAAAAGACAGGGGATGTGGTTTTACTAGAGCGTACTGGCATGTTGCAAGTGGTGAAGTTGACCGGAGTGCGGCCGGCGACAACGACGCCATTGGCAGAGGTTAGCGAAAAAATTAAAGCAACTTTGCTCAAGAAAAAAGCACAAGCAGCTTTTAATAATGCTGTTGAACAATTAAAGTCTTTGCAAGCTGAATATCCAAATGATCTGAATAAAATTGCTAAAATACTAAACGTTAAGGCCAACATCTCACCTTGGTTTAGTCGTGATCAAGGCGCTGGTTTGGCTCAGAACAGTAAAGTTTTAAATGCCGCTTTTAGTAGTGAGGTCTTACAGCAAAACACCAATAGTCCGGTATTGCAGTTAGACGATCAGCATGCGGTAGTGATCCATTTGGCGGCACATCAAGCTGCTAAGCTTAAGCCCCTAAAACAAGTTGAGGCTCAAATTACGACCACTCTTAAACAGCAAAAAGCGCAAAAAATGGCTAAAGCTGAGGCAGATAAGATCACTGATTTACTAAAATCAGGCACATCTTATCGTGATATTACCAAGCAATTTGGTTTGACTTGGCACCAGCTAAATGGCTTGTCTCGTCAATCTAAAAATGAACCTTTTGTTGTTAAAGCAGCATTTGCGATGCCTACTCCTGCTGGGAAAATTTTACCTGTGACGGTGACTTCATTGCCAGAACAAGGTTACTTAGTGACTCAATTATATAAAGTCATCCCAGGACAAACTCAATCGATGAAAAGTTTTGAGCAACAGGCTTACCAGGAAGGTGTGCAGCAACTTTATGCCCAATATGACTATAGCCGATACGTCTCTACTGTGCGTGATAAGGCGACGGTCAAGCTGAATAATGGTTAA
- a CDS encoding HU family DNA-binding protein — translation MNKNELIQSIAASADLTKQDASKALDATLEAITETLQKGDQITLVGFGTFAVKDRAARTGRNPRTGEEIEIKAAKVPNFKAGKALKDAVN, via the coding sequence GTGAATAAAAATGAATTAATCCAAAGTATCGCAGCGAGTGCAGACTTAACAAAACAAGACGCATCTAAAGCCTTGGATGCAACATTAGAGGCGATCACTGAAACTTTACAAAAAGGTGACCAGATTACTTTGGTGGGTTTTGGTACCTTTGCAGTGAAAGATCGTGCTGCGCGCACAGGCCGTAACCCACGCACTGGTGAAGAGATTGAAATTAAGGCAGCGAAAGTACCAAACTTCAAAGCAGGTAAAGCGCTTAAAGACGCAGTAAACTAA